A DNA window from Pseudorasbora parva isolate DD20220531a chromosome 5, ASM2467924v1, whole genome shotgun sequence contains the following coding sequences:
- the LOC137074934 gene encoding gastrula zinc finger protein XlCGF57.1-like produces MAFIKEESEDIKIEAFSVKHEETEEQTDLMPLKEELKTEKSQELNDMEEKDKKHDFMIGEKPSTQTEITSSQAQKTKSATCQQCGKSFSEKQKLKVHMSIHAEERPFICQQCGKTFSRKGNLKVHMRLHTGEKQFSCQQCGKSFTHIGNLNVHMRIHTGEKRFTCQECGKSFTHKKTLSTHMRTHTEKQLIVCDQCGKSFTTERGLMVHKNIHTGEKPFQCDQCGKSFSCKINLKVHMRLHTGEKPYTCSRCGQSFTHKKSLSTHINNVHWTKVFVCDQCGKRFTTELSLRHHSNIHTGEKPLICDQMWIVERVSHE; encoded by the coding sequence ACCTGATGCCGCTGAAAgaagaactgaaaactgaaaAGAGTCAAGAACTGAATGATATGGAAGAGAAAGATAagaaacatgatttcatgatTGGAGAAAAACCATCCACACAGACTGAAATTACTTCCTCTCAAGCTCAGAAGACCAAATCTgccacctgccaacagtgtggaaagagtttcagtgaaaaacaaaaactcaaAGTCCACATGAGCATTCACGCTGAAGAAAGGCCTTTCAtatgccaacagtgtggaaaaacTTTCAGTCGAAAAGGAAACCTTAAGGTCCACATGAgacttcacactggagagaaacagttctcctgccaacagtgtggaaagagtttcacacaTATAGGAAACCTTAatgtccacatgagaattcacactggagagaaacgtTTCACCTGCCaagagtgtggaaagagtttcacacaTAAAAAAACCCTTAGTACCCATATGAGAACTCACACTGAAAAACAGCTGATTGTATGtgatcagtgtggaaagagcttCACAACAGAAAGAGGCCTTATGGTTCATAAAAacattcacactggagagaaaccattccaatgtgatcagtgtggaaagagtttcagctGTAAAATAAACCTCAAGGTCCACATGAgacttcacactggagaaaagccTTATACTTGCTCTCGTTGTGGACAGAGTTTTACACATAAAAAATCCCTCAGTACTCACATAAACAATGTACACTGGACAAAAGTGTTTGTTTGTGATCAGTGTGGAAAGCGCTTTACAACAGAGCTGAGCCTTAGACATCATTCAAACATTCACACCGGAGAGAAACCATTAATATGTGATCAAATGTGGattgtggaaagagtttcacacgAGTGA
- the LOC137075796 gene encoding zinc finger protein OZF-like, translating to MQLKEESQELEEVEKNEYEKDPDFITGEKSFSCSMTKKVSSRKRSLKTRSDFTCQQCGKCFGRRQNLNVHMKIHTGESPFTCQQCGKSFTQKSGLNVHMKDHTGENSFICNLCGKSFSRKGNLQTHMRIHSGEKPFTCDQCEKGFTHKTHFKIHMRIHTGEKPFTCEQCGKSFRWKVTLKSHMRTHLRDFICRQCGRSFTDSKHLKNHVITHTKEKALVCQHCGVTRISKSRLEIHMRVHTGEKPFTCDQCGKSFAAKGNLEVHMRIHTGEKPFTCLQCHMSFTYHRVLKRHLLTHSGKNRQCSASTKIFRKRSNLKNHLHIHSGEK from the coding sequence ATGCAGCTGAAAGAGGAGAGTCAAGAACTGGAGGAAGTTGAGAAAAATGAGTATGAGAAAGATCCTGATTTCATAACCGGAGAAAAATCTTTTAGTTGCTCAATGACAAAAAAGGTTTCCTCACGAAAACGATCTCTGAAGACTAGAAGTGATTTCACCTGCCAGCAGTGTGGAAAATGTTTTGGTCGAAGACAAAACCTTAATGTCCATATgaaaattcacactggagagagtcctttcacctgccaacagtgtggaaagagtttcactcaaaaATCCGGCCTTAATGTCCACATGAAAGATCACACAGGAGAAAACTCTTTCATCTGCAATCTGTGTGGGAAGAGCTTCTCACGGAAAGGAAACCTACAGactcacatgagaattcactcAGGAGAAAAGCCGTTCACATGTGATCAGTGTGAAAAGGGTTTTACACataaaacacactttaaaatccacatgagaattcataccggagagaagccgttcacaTGTGAGCAGTGTGGAAAGAGCTTCAGATGGAAAGTAACTCTTAAATCCCACATGAGGACTCACTTGAGAGATTTCATATGTCGTCAGTGTGGAAGGAGCTTCACAGACAGCAAACacctgaagaatcatgtgataACTCACACCAAAGAGAAGGCTCTCGTGTGCCAGCACTGTGGAGTGACTCGCATTAGCAAATCAAGACTTGAGattcacatgagagttcacactggagagaagccgttcacatgtgatcagtgtgggaagagttttgCAGCTAAAGGAAACCTTGAGgttcacatgagaattcacaccggagagaagcctttcacgtgtcttcagtgtcacatgagtTTCACATATCACAGAGTCTTGAAACGCCATTTGCTAACTCATTCTGGAAAGAACCGTCAATGTTCTGCGTCTACCAAGATATTTAGAAAGAGGagcaatttaaaaaatcatctGCACATTCACTCTGGAGAAAAGTga
- the LOC137075899 gene encoding zinc finger MYM-type protein 1-like: MQLDIAVNLITIAKTSHTTYQETGFSEAQKTANSTCEEMNVEAVLKEKRLRNSKRHFSYEAPDEPVTDALKNLEVNFFNIVVDSALTSMDERFETLNQVKSKYEVLLNFSTASQMSSESLKAHCMEVQNTLTFRDDCDISGMDLAHDIQKLPDLPSDKMTAFELLSILCEKNLEELYPNLWIALRIAVTLPVTVASSESFSKLKLIKTYLRSSMSQERLSGLAIMSINHDVGKHLSYDDIIDDFSSRKCRKGIF; encoded by the coding sequence ATGCAGTTGGATATCGCAGTGAATTTAATCACAATTGCAAAAACCTCCCACACTACATACCAGGAAACTGGATTCTCTGAGGCCCAGAAAACAGCCAACAGCACTTGTGAAGAGATGAATGTGGAGGCTGTTCTGAAAGAGAAGAGACTGAGAAACAGCAAGAGGCATTTCAGCTATGAGGCTCCTGATGAACCAGTGACGGACGCACTGAAAAACCTTGAAGTCAACTTCTTTAACATTGTGGTCGACTCTGCTCTGACATCCATGGATGAGAGATTTGAAACACTCAACCAGGTGAAATCCAAATATGAAGTGCTGCTAAACTTCAGCACTGCCTCACAGATGTCTAGTGAATCTTTAAAGGCTCACTGCATGGAAGTTCAGAACACTCTTACCTTCAGAGATGACTGTGACATCAGTGGAATGGATCTAGCACACGATATTCAGAAATTACCTGATCTGCCATCAGATAAGATGACTGCCTTTGAGCTGCTTTCCATTCTCTGTGAGAAAAACCTGGAGGAACTCTATCCTAATCTTTGGATAGCCCTAAGAATTGCAGTCACCCTGCCTGTAACAGTAGCATCATCAGAGAGCTTTTCAAAATTGAAGCTCATCAAAACCTACCTGAGGTCTTCCATGTCACAGGAACGTTTGAGTGGATTGGCCATCATGAGCATAAATCATGATGTGGGGAAACACCTGTCCTATGATGACATCATTGATGATTTTTCTTCAAGAAAGTGCAGAAAAGGAATATTTTGA